The genomic stretch GTGCGCGTGGATTACAACGTTCCCGTCAAGGAGGGCGTGGTGCAGGACGACACGCGCGTCACCGCCAGCCTCCCCACCATCAGCGCCCTGCTGGACGCCGGCGCGCGCAACGTGATCCTGATGAGCCACTTCGGCCGCCCGAAGAACGGCCCCGAGGAGAAGTACTCCCTGAAGCCGGTGGCGCCCGTGCTGGAGAAGGTGCTGGGCCGCCCCGTGACGTTCATCGCCGGGACCGCCGACAGCGACGAGACCCTGGCCGCCGTGCAGGCGCTGCCCGAGGGTGAGGTGGCGCTGCTGGAGAACGTGCGGTTCAGCGCCGGTGAGGAGAAGAACGACAGTGGCCTGAACGGCAAGCTGGCCCGCCTGGGCGACGCGTTCGTGCTGGACGCCTTCGGCAGTGCCCACCGCGCGCACAGCAGTGTCAGTGGCGTGGCGGCGCAGCTGCCCCACGCGGCGGGCACGCTGCTCCAGACCGAGGTGGACGCGCTGGGCAAGCTGCTCAGCGGCGCCGAGCGGCCGTACGTGGTGATCATCGGCGGCGCGAAGGTCAGCGACAAGATCAAGGTCATCGAGAACCTGCTGCCCCGCGTGGACAAACTGCTGATCGGCGGCGGCATGGCGTACACGTTCATCAAGTCGCAGGGCGGCAAGATCGGCGAGAGCATCCACGAGGACGACCAGCTCGACCTCGCCGCGCGACTGCTGCGCGAGTACGGCGACAAGATCATGCTGCCCGTCGACGTGATCGCTGCAGACGCATTCAGCGCCGACGCGAACACCCAGGTGGTCGCCAGTAACGCCATCCCCGACGGCTGGCAGGGCCTCGACGCCGGCCCCGAGACGGTCAGGCTGTACAGCGAGGCCCTGAAAGGCGCGAAGACCGTGTTCTGGAACGGCCCGCTGGGCGTGTTCGAGTTCGCGAAGTTCGCGGGCGGCACGAACGCCGTCGCAGCCGCGGTGGGCAGCCTGAAGAACCAGGCGTACACCGTCGTGGGCGGCGGGGACTCCGTCAGCGCGGTCAACAAGAGCGGCAAGGCCGACCAGATCGACCACATCAGCACGGGCGGCGGGGCCAGCCTGGAACTGCTCGAAGGCAAGGCCCTGCCCGGCGTCGAGGCGATGAAGTAACCCTGCGCCGGGGAGGCCTCCGCGCCTCCCTGCTCACCTGCGCCGCGCCGCCGCACCCGTCCGTGACATGCTGGGAGGCACCATGACCACAACCCCCGTCGCCGTCCAGCACCGCGATCACACCGCCCTGACCGAGGAGTTCGCGCGGACGCTCGTGGCACACCTGAACCGCCTGCGGGCCGAGTCCCACCCGCACGACCCGCCGGTCGACCCGGCGAACGTGTGGGGGCAGATGCAGCACCTGCCCCCAGTCCTGGAACTGGATTTCTGGACGGTAGAGCAGGACGGGCAGATCGTGGCGCACGCCCGCACGCAGCTGTTCACGGTCGGGGAGAACGGGCATCTGGCCGAGCTGGAGCTCATGGTCTCCCCTGCCGCGCGGGGGCGCGGGCTGGGCCGGACGCTGCTGGACCATGCGGCGCGGGCCATGCGGGAACGCGGGCGGACGCTACTGATCACGCAGACGAACGACCGTGTACCCGCAGGTGAGGCGTTCGCGCGCCGCGCCGGGTTCCAGCCGGGCCTGAGCAGTCACGCGAACCGCCTGCTGCTCTCGGACATCCCGGACGGCCTGCTGGACGCCTGGACGACCCGCCCGGACGACGGGTACACGCTGGAGGTCTGGACGGACGGCGTGCCGGACGCGGACCTTGATGCCTACGCGGAACTCCTGAACGTCATGAACAGCGCCCCCCGCGACGACCTGGACATGGAGGACCACCGCACCACTCCGGACGAGGTCCGTTCGATGGAGCAGCTGGCGCGCGCCGGGGGCCGCGCAGCGGTCGTGGCGGTCGTCCGTGCGCCCGACGGGACGCTGGCGGGCCTGACGGACGTGTCGTGGCGCCCCGCGCAGCCGGGCATCGTCAGCCAGGGGAACACGGGCGTGCTCCCGGCGCACCGGGGACACCAGCTGGGCCGCTGGCTGAAGGCGGCGAACGTGAGTGAGGTCATGCGGCTGAACCCGCAGGCGACCGAGATCCGTACGCAAAATGCGGACAGCAACGGCCCCATGCTGAAGATCAACACCGACCTGGGCTTCCGCCCGTTCATGGCGTCCACCGTGTGGCAGGGCGCCGTGGCGGACGTGCTGTCCGGGCTTGAAAGGAACTGACATGAAGAACCTGCTGGCACTGAACTGGAAGATGAACAAGACCCCCACCGAGGCCCGGGCCTGGGCGCAGGAACTCGGCGAGAAACTTGAAGCCGGGCAGGCGGAACTGGCCGTCATGGCTCCCGCGATCACCCTGAGCGCGCTGGCCGCGAATCTCCCCACCGGCGTGGGCTTTGGCGGGCAGGACGTGTCCGCGCACGAGTCCGGTGCGTACACCGGCGAGATCAGCGCCGCGATGCTCAAGGACGTCGGCGCGACATACGCCGTGGTGGGCCACAGCGAGCGCCGCGACTACCACGGCGAGACCGACGCGGTCGTGGCCGCGAAGGCCCGTCAGGCGCAGGCGAACGGCCTGACGCCCATCGTGTGCGTCGGCGAGAAGCTCGATGTCCGTGAGGCGGGCGAGCACGTGCCGTTCACGCTGGCTCAGCTGGCGGGCAGCCTGGAGGGCGTGGGCACCGACGTGGTGGTCGCATACGAGCCCGTATGGGCCATCGGTACCGGCAAGACCGCCACTGCTGAGGACGCCGAGGAGCTGGCCGCCGCAATCCGCAGTGCGCTGGAGGAACGCTACGGCGACGCGGCGGCGGGCATCCGCGTGCTGTACGGCGGCAGCGTGAAGCCGGACAACATTGCCAGCATCTGCGCGAAACCGAACGTGAACGGCGCCCTGGTGGGCGGCGCGAGCCTGAAAGTCGCCGACGTGCTGGGCATGAACGACGCGCTGAAGTAACGCTGATGGCCTGCCCTTAGGGGTGGGCTGTTCTTTGTAGACCGTAAGTGAATGTTTTCACGATTTCTCAGCACGTGAAGGATTTGTTTACTATTCCGTCCGGGCCTTCTGTCATTGATCTGGGCGACGACACGGGTGTGTCCCGAACGCATCCGCCCGCAACACGTCATCCTGAATCTTCCCAGCAGGCGCCGGAGCGTAGCTTCATGGCGTCAGCCGCTGGATCGTCCGCCGCTCAATCGGCCATTCGTTCATCCGCTTCAGGGGTCGCCACCTGATCCCAACGCCACTCTCCAGCGCGGGCCATGGCGTGCAGGCGGGCCCGCAGGGCGGCGTGGCTGCGCAGGTCCTCGCGGAACGCCTCCCGGGACCGGAGGGGCAGGCCCGCCTCGCGCAGTGACGTCAGGTCCGGTGTGGGCGGCACCTCGGCGGCGCGCAGGAGCGGGTGGCGGGACTGGGTGCGCTCAAATGTGCGGCTCAGGCTATCGACGCTGGCCAGGGCGCGCTTCAGGCCGCGTGGGCAGTCACCCCGCAGCGCACCCTGGATGATCAGCAGCGCCTCCCCCAGCGCCGGGAGGTGCAGGTCCAGCGCGTCCTGCCGGTCATGGTCATGGAAACGGTGCAGGTAAGGGGTATTCAGGTGCGCGGCGTCCAGGCGGTTCAGCAGATGTTGCAGGTCTCCCGTGAGGCTGGACAGGCCCCGGTCGTGGTCCTGCACGGCGTTCACGATCAGCGCCTGCGCGCCGGGCCCCGCGCGGTGCAGCAGCAGCGCCAGTTCGCGCCGTTCGGTGCGGGCCTGCGCGATGGGCACGACGAACGTGATGGCGAAGGTCAATAGGAAGAACCCGTTGATGGCGGCCACGTCCGTCATCACGCGCCAGAAGGCCTGCGGGGCGATGATCTCGCCCAGGCCCAGCGTGCTGATGGTGTACCCGACGAAGTAGAAGCAGGCGACGAAAGTGGCGGGCTGACCGCTCTCGGCGCCGACCAGCGCGCCGGGGTGCGACCAGAAGATCAGCGTCCAGCCCAGCCACGTCAGGAGGGTCCATGCCGTGAGGGTACCCGTGATGATGACTGGCGTCGCCCAGGAGAGCAGCGCGCGCCGTCCGGAGTGATGCGCGGCGCGGCGCAGCAGGCCGTACAGCGGACGGTGGATGGCGCGGCTCAGGCGGCCCTCACCGGTCTGGATACACGTGACGATCAGGTCGAGCAGGACCGCCACGACCATCAGCGCGCCGGGAAGCCAGAGGAGGGACCTGAGCATGAGAGGCATTCTCACGGGCCGCGCCGCGCCGGGGGATGCCGTGAACGTGGATGAGCCTTCACGGTTCCCGGGCTGGTACAGTGACCCGGAGTTCAGTTCGGTCACGTCCCATCGTCCACGTTGTCAGGAGCACCCTCATGACCACCGACTGCTGCCGTGAGAGGTCCGTATGCATGTCTCCCCTGTCGTCCTCCCTGTTCTTCTCGTGTTGGTCGCGGCCGGAAGGGTACCGGCCCGCACGGCCGCCGCGCCCCCCGACCCGGAACTGATCCAGGCAGCGGCCGTGCTGTACGGCGCGGCGCAGGTGGGGGGCACCATCCGTGACTGGTGTCTCAAACGCGCCCCGGGGGACCACGCGGTGGTCGAGCAGGGCTTCGCGGCGTGGCAGGTGGCGTCCGGCGTGCCGCAGCTGGAGGCGTACCTGAAGGCCGCCGCGCCGGATCTCCTGCCCCGGTTGCGAGCCCTGGCCGGGGAGCGCCGCGCGCAGACCGAGGCGGCGCTGGACGCGGGCAGCGCCTCGCCGCGTGACGACTGCCGCGCCATCCGGGCGCAGCTCGGCACGTACGCGAACCTCGCGCAGCTGTACCCGGCGGAATTCGCGCGGACGGCCACGCTGCGCCAGGGCAACCCGGCGCCCGCACAGGTCGGTGAGCCCACCGCACCGGCCGCCCCGGTGGGGAACGGCGGGCCGTTCATAACGGGCACGAACTTTTCACCGTTCAACCGCGCGTTCGTACTGAAGGTGCTGGGGGCGGCCGGGGGTCAGGCGCCGTTCACGGCGGGCGGCCCGCTGGGTCCCGGCGCGTTCCGCTGCGTGCGGGAGGACACCGACGAGGACAGCGTGACTGTCGCGGATTACCGGTACACCCTAAACCTGTACGGGGACGGCGGGGTGCGGGTGGCGCAGGGCAGCGTCCGCCCGCGCAGCGGGGCCGCGTACGACCTGAAGGTGCAGACCGGCACGTACACGTACGACCGGGCGTCGGGCACCCTGAAGGTCAAGGGGGACCGGGACAGTGACCTGCTGGACGACCTGATCGTGCAGTCCGGGTCGTACGACAGCCTGATCCGGAAGGTCACGCTGTTCAACTTCTTCCGGGCGATCAAGGACCGCGGCGGGCGGACGCTGCTGTACGGGCAGCAGGCGTACGGGGCGCAGGCCGACACCACCCAGACGGTCTGCACCCCGGCGGGCACGCCGGTCGGCGTGTCACCGGTCGAGGAGGAGCGGCGCGCGCGGGCGGAGGAGGCGCGGATCTTCAACCTCTACCGCGCGGCGCCGGGGCAGGGTCTGAAGGCCGCGCAGATCGAGGGGATCGTCCACGGGTACGCCACCCGCTCCGACGGGATCAACGTGCTGGGCGAGGAGTCGGTGGTGCTGCTGCTGAAGGACGGCCGGGCGTACTTCAACCTGCGCTGGACCCCCACCGACCTGAACGTGGCCGCGTCGGTGAAGGGCGAACCGACGATGTGGGGCCAGTGGCGGCGCCGGGGCGCGGCGCTGGAGGTGAAACGCGGGGGAAGCTGGGCGGCGCTGCCCGGCACCCTGGCCGTTCCGGGCGCCTCGCCGGAGCGGCTGAGCGGCGACTACGAGTTCTTCTCGGCGTATACGTCGGGCACGCTGATGTCCGGCGCGACCGCCACGACCCGAGTGACGTACTCGTTCCGGCCGGACGGCACGTACACCCTGCGGGGCGGGAGCGCCGTGTACGGGAACCTGAATACCGGCGCCACGCAGACGACCGGGGCGGCGGTCGGCAGTGACCCCACCCGCAGCGGCACGTACCGCTTCGACGGGTACACGATGGAACTGCGGGACCGGGCGGGAACCGTGACCCGCACCGTGGCGTTCTTCTGGGACCGGTCGAAGACACACCTGTACCTGGGCGATCGGTCGTACACCCGGCAGTGACGGGCAGAAGCGGACGGCGCAGAGGGGCGCCCGAGGTGACTGCCGGGCGCCCCTCTGTCCCCAGGGTTCAGGTGAGTTCGCCAAAGACCGCACGGCTGATCACGAGCTGCTGGATCTCGCTGGTGCCCTCGTAGATCTCGGTGACCTTCGCGTCGCGGTACAGCCGCTCGACAGGGTACTCGCGGCTGTAGCCGTTCCCCCCGAAGATCTGGATGGCGTCGCGCGTGACGTCTACGGCGGCCTCGCTGGCGAGCAGTTTGGCGATGCTGGCCTCCTTGCCGTACGGGCGGCCCTGGTCCTTGAGCCACGCGGCCTTCAGCGCGACCAGACGGGCGCTCTCGATGCGGGCGGCCATGCGGGCGATCTTGAAGGACACGCCCTCGAACTCACGCAGGGGCTTACCGAACTGCTCGCGCTCGGCGGCGTAACGGGTGGCGTGCTCCATCGCGGCGCGCGCGATCCCGAGGGCCTGCATGGCGATCCCGATGCGGCCCGCGTCCAGGCTGGCCAGCGCGATGATCAGGCCCTGGCCTTCCTCGCCGACCATGTTCGCGTGCGGCACGCGCACCCCGTCGAAGGTGACGGTGGTCGTGTGGCTGGCGTGCAGGCCGAGTTTCTCCTCGGGCTTCCCGAAGCTCAGGCCCGGCGTGCCGTTCTCGACGATGAAGCAGGACACGCCGCGCGCGCCGCTCCCGCCCGTGCGGGCCATGACGAGGTACGTATCCGCCTGACCGCCGCTGGTGATCCAGGCTTTCGTGCCGTTCAGCACCCAGTCGTCCCCGTCGCGGGTCGCCTGGAGGCGCAGGCTGGCGGCGTCGCTGCCCGCGCCGCTCTCGGTCAGGCAGAACGCGCCGATGTGGCGGCCCTCCGCCAGGGGGCGCAGGTAGCGGTCACGCTGCGCGTCGGTGCCGTAGCGGAGGATCATCTGCTCGGGCAGGCCGTTCTGCACGCTGACGATCACGGCGACACTCGCGTCCGCCGCGGCGACCTCCTCGAGGCACAGGGCGTACGTGACGGAGTCCAGGCCCGCGCCGCCCCACGCCTCGGGCACGGTGGCGCCCATCAGGCCCAGGTCGGCCAGGCCGCGCAGCTGCTCGCGGGGGTAGTCGCCGCTGCGGTCGAACTGGGCGGCCAGGGGGGCGATCTCGGCGCGGGCGTAGTCGCGGACGTGCTCGACGATCAGGCGCTGGTCGCTGCTCAGCGCGAAGGACATGCCGGGGTCGGCTTCGGTGACTGTCATGCCCCCAGGCTACCAAACGACCGTTAGGCAGCGTCCAGACCGCTCGGCCCGGTCAGCTCAGGCCAGCGTGGCGGCCAGGGCTTCCTCGATGCCGCGCCCACGCCAGCCGGTCTCGACAGTCGCCGCATCGCCGCCCGGCCAGCGCAGGTGCGCGCCGATCACCGCGCCGCCCGCGATCGCCAGCGCCGCGCCGCTCAGGTCGTCCAGCGGCGCGTCCGGGCACAGGCGCGCGGCGGCCATCCTCAGCGCGGGCGCCAGGGGCAGTGGGGGGCGGGTGACGCGGACACGGGCGGGCAGGTTCACGCCGCGCAGTGTACCGCCCGGGTCAGCCGATCTCGATCACGGTGCGGCCCCGCACGCGCCCCGCCAGGATCTCGGCCGCCAGCGCAGGCACGTCCGGGAGGGGCCGGGTCTGCGTGACGGCCTCCAGGCGGGCGGCGGGCAGGTCACGCGCCAGCCGCGCCCAGGCGGCCTCGCGCCGGGCGGGGGGGCAGGTGACGGAGTCGATGCCCAGCAGGTTCACGCCGCGCAGGATCAGCGGGAACACGGTCGCGTTCAGGTCGTGCCCGCCCGCCAGGCCGCACACGGCGAGGCTGCCGTGCGTGCGGGTCGAGGCGTACGCCCCGGCCAGCGTGGCGCCCCCCACCGTGTCCACCACGCCCGCCCAGCGTTCCTTCTCCAGGGGGCGGGTCAGGGCGGGCAGCTCGTCGCGCCCGATGATCCGCGCGGCGCCCAGGTCACGCAGGTAGGCCTCCTCCTGCGGGCGGCCGGTGCTCGCCACGACCGTGTGCCCCGCCCGGGCCAGCAGGGCGACGGCGGTGCTGCCCACGCCGCCCGCCGCGCCGGTGACGAGCACCTCGCCGTTGCCGGGGGTCAGGCCGTGGTCCTCCAGCGCCATGACGGCCAGCATGGCGGTGAACCCGGCCGTGCCGACGCTCATGGCCCAGTGGGCGTCCGTCCCGGCGGGCTGCGCGACCAGCCACTCGGGGCGGGCGCGGGCGCGGGTGGCGTACCCGCCGTCCTGCCGTTCGCCGATGCCCCAGCCGGTCAGGATGACCGCGTCGCCCGGCTGCCAGCGGCCCGAGGCGTCCTCGAGCACGGTGCCCGCGAGGTCGATGCCGGGCGTCATGGGGTGGCTGCGCAGCACGCCGGGGCGGCCGCTGACGGCCAGGCCGTCTTTGTAGTTCAAGCTGGAGTGCGTCACGGCGAGCAGCACGTCCCCATCCGGCAGGGCCGAGAGGGGCAGCGTCTGAAGTTCGGCGCGGAGGCCCTGGTCGTCCTTCAGGACGCGCAGGGCGAGGTAGGTGTCGGGGGTGGCCTGGGTCATGCGGGATGCCTCCTTGGGGTGTGGTGTGCCCAGCCTACCTTCACGGCTACGCTGCTGCGCGGGGGGCACGCCAATGGTGGGACAGTCGTCCCGGCGCAGAGTGGGGTGTGTTATCCTCGCAACTGCTATGGAGCCTCCCAGTTCCGGCTCACGTACCGCGCCCGGAGAACACCGCCCGAGGGCGGCGTTTTTGCCGTGGCACCCCACTTCCGGTCACCGACGCACCCGCCTGAGCAACCGCCGGGCGGGGCGGGCAGCTTGCGCCTTGCGGATGACCATGACGCGACCCTGGAGCGCGTCCCTACATGAATGATCTGCTCGGAATCGTCGCCCTGTTCTTCCTGGTACTCATGAACGGCTTCTTCGTCGCGGCGGAGTTCGCGCTCGTCAGCGTGCGCCGCACCCGCATCGACCAGCTGGCCGACGAGGGAAACGCCACCGCCAAGGCCACGCAGAAGGCGCTGCAGAACCTCGACCTGTACATCGCCGCCACGCAGCTGGGCATCACCATGGCCAGCCTCGCGATCGGTTTCGTGGCCGAGCCCGCCATCGAGCACCTGCTGCACCCGCTGTTCCCCGAAGGGCAGTTCAGCGAGGCGCAGATCACGGCCATCTCCTTCGGGGTGGCGTTCGCGATCAGCACCGTGCTGCACATCGTGTTCGGGGAACTCGCGCCGAAGACGTGGGCGCTGCAGCGCAGCGAGCAGGTCAGTCTGCTCGTCACGCGCCCGCTGCTGGCCTTCACGTGGCTGTTCAAGTACGTCATCCGCTCGCTGAACGCCCTGGGCAACGGCGTCGTGCGCCTGTTCGGGCTGCGCGGCGTGTCCGGGCATCACACGGCGTACTCGGAAGAGGAGATCCGCATGATCGTCAGCGCGTCCAGCCAGGAGGGCGTGCTGGAGGACGACGAGAAGGAACTCGTGTACAACGTCTTCGACCTGTCCGACACGACCGTGCGCGAGGTCATGACCCCCCGCATCGACATGGTGCTCGTGGACGGAGCCGCGCCGCTGCGCCGCCTGCTGGACCTGAACGCCGAGCACGGCTACTCGCGCGTGCCAGTCTTTCAGGACACCCCGGACAACATCGTGGGCATCGTGCACACCGGCGACATGCTGGCGCACCTCGACAGCCTGGACCACACCCTGATCGCGGACGTGATGCGCCCCGTGTACTTCGTGCCCGAGGGCATGAAGATCAAGGACCTGCTCGCCAAGATGCGCGACAAGAAGAGCCACATGAGCATCGTCGTCGACGAGTTCGGTGGCACGGCAGGTCTGGTCACGCTGGAGGACGCCCTGGAGGAGATCGTGGGCGAAATCTACGACGAGACCGACGAGGAAGAAGTCCCGATGATCGAGGTGCTCAGCGAGGGCGTGTACCTGATGGACGCCAGCCTGACGGTCGGCGAGGTCGAGGAGCGGCTCGGGGCGAACATCGAGGACGGTGAGGGTGAATTTGATACCCTGAGCGGCTTCATGACCAGCCACTTCGGGGACATCCCGGAGCCGGGGCAGAGTTTCACCCACAATGGCTGGGCCTTCACCGTCGAGGACGCCGACCAGCGCCGCGTGACCCGCGTGCGGGTGGAACGCGCTCCGGACGCCGGTCCCCTGGAAGCCGAGGATACCCATGAGTAACACCAACGCACTGAATCTGACCCCCGACCCCCAGCTGCTTGAGGGCGCGCAAGCCGCGTTCCGGCAGGCGTATGCGCCGTACAGCAAGTTCCACGTGGGCGCAGCGCTGCGCACCCGTGACGGCCGCGTGTTCTTCGGCGCGAACGTCGAGAACGCCAGTTACGGCCTGGGCCGCTGCGCCGAGCAGAGCGCCGTGCAGGCCATGGCCACCGCGGGCGAGCGCGAATTCACCGACATCGTCGTGTATTCCGAGGCAACCCCACCTGCCAGTCCCTGTGGCGCGTGCCGTCAGGTACTGTACGAATTCGCGCCGGACGCCCGCGTCGTGTGTGTGAACCAGCACGGCGACATCGTCAGTGGATACGTCCGTGACTTCCTGCCGCACGGCTTCCGGCTGGAACAGCGCGACGACGGGCACGACGTCGGCACGGAATAAGGGCGGCCCGGCGGGGGCGGTGTGCGGTGAGGGCT from Deinococcus soli (ex Cha et al. 2016) encodes the following:
- a CDS encoding phosphoglycerate kinase, whose amino-acid sequence is MQNLSQLDVQGKRVLVRVDYNVPVKEGVVQDDTRVTASLPTISALLDAGARNVILMSHFGRPKNGPEEKYSLKPVAPVLEKVLGRPVTFIAGTADSDETLAAVQALPEGEVALLENVRFSAGEEKNDSGLNGKLARLGDAFVLDAFGSAHRAHSSVSGVAAQLPHAAGTLLQTEVDALGKLLSGAERPYVVIIGGAKVSDKIKVIENLLPRVDKLLIGGGMAYTFIKSQGGKIGESIHEDDQLDLAARLLREYGDKIMLPVDVIAADAFSADANTQVVASNAIPDGWQGLDAGPETVRLYSEALKGAKTVFWNGPLGVFEFAKFAGGTNAVAAAVGSLKNQAYTVVGGGDSVSAVNKSGKADQIDHISTGGGASLELLEGKALPGVEAMK
- a CDS encoding GNAT family N-acetyltransferase, whose amino-acid sequence is MTTTPVAVQHRDHTALTEEFARTLVAHLNRLRAESHPHDPPVDPANVWGQMQHLPPVLELDFWTVEQDGQIVAHARTQLFTVGENGHLAELELMVSPAARGRGLGRTLLDHAARAMRERGRTLLITQTNDRVPAGEAFARRAGFQPGLSSHANRLLLSDIPDGLLDAWTTRPDDGYTLEVWTDGVPDADLDAYAELLNVMNSAPRDDLDMEDHRTTPDEVRSMEQLARAGGRAAVVAVVRAPDGTLAGLTDVSWRPAQPGIVSQGNTGVLPAHRGHQLGRWLKAANVSEVMRLNPQATEIRTQNADSNGPMLKINTDLGFRPFMASTVWQGAVADVLSGLERN
- the tpiA gene encoding triose-phosphate isomerase encodes the protein MKNLLALNWKMNKTPTEARAWAQELGEKLEAGQAELAVMAPAITLSALAANLPTGVGFGGQDVSAHESGAYTGEISAAMLKDVGATYAVVGHSERRDYHGETDAVVAAKARQAQANGLTPIVCVGEKLDVREAGEHVPFTLAQLAGSLEGVGTDVVVAYEPVWAIGTGKTATAEDAEELAAAIRSALEERYGDAAAGIRVLYGGSVKPDNIASICAKPNVNGALVGGASLKVADVLGMNDALK
- a CDS encoding potassium channel family protein produces the protein MLRSLLWLPGALMVVAVLLDLIVTCIQTGEGRLSRAIHRPLYGLLRRAAHHSGRRALLSWATPVIITGTLTAWTLLTWLGWTLIFWSHPGALVGAESGQPATFVACFYFVGYTISTLGLGEIIAPQAFWRVMTDVAAINGFFLLTFAITFVVPIAQARTERRELALLLHRAGPGAQALIVNAVQDHDRGLSSLTGDLQHLLNRLDAAHLNTPYLHRFHDHDRQDALDLHLPALGEALLIIQGALRGDCPRGLKRALASVDSLSRTFERTQSRHPLLRAAEVPPTPDLTSLREAGLPLRSREAFREDLRSHAALRARLHAMARAGEWRWDQVATPEADERMAD
- a CDS encoding acyl-CoA dehydrogenase — translated: MTVTEADPGMSFALSSDQRLIVEHVRDYARAEIAPLAAQFDRSGDYPREQLRGLADLGLMGATVPEAWGGAGLDSVTYALCLEEVAAADASVAVIVSVQNGLPEQMILRYGTDAQRDRYLRPLAEGRHIGAFCLTESGAGSDAASLRLQATRDGDDWVLNGTKAWITSGGQADTYLVMARTGGSGARGVSCFIVENGTPGLSFGKPEEKLGLHASHTTTVTFDGVRVPHANMVGEEGQGLIIALASLDAGRIGIAMQALGIARAAMEHATRYAAEREQFGKPLREFEGVSFKIARMAARIESARLVALKAAWLKDQGRPYGKEASIAKLLASEAAVDVTRDAIQIFGGNGYSREYPVERLYRDAKVTEIYEGTSEIQQLVISRAVFGELT
- a CDS encoding MDR family oxidoreductase, with the protein product MTQATPDTYLALRVLKDDQGLRAELQTLPLSALPDGDVLLAVTHSSLNYKDGLAVSGRPGVLRSHPMTPGIDLAGTVLEDASGRWQPGDAVILTGWGIGERQDGGYATRARARPEWLVAQPAGTDAHWAMSVGTAGFTAMLAVMALEDHGLTPGNGEVLVTGAAGGVGSTAVALLARAGHTVVASTGRPQEEAYLRDLGAARIIGRDELPALTRPLEKERWAGVVDTVGGATLAGAYASTRTHGSLAVCGLAGGHDLNATVFPLILRGVNLLGIDSVTCPPARREAAWARLARDLPAARLEAVTQTRPLPDVPALAAEILAGRVRGRTVIEIG
- a CDS encoding hemolysin family protein; the encoded protein is MNDLLGIVALFFLVLMNGFFVAAEFALVSVRRTRIDQLADEGNATAKATQKALQNLDLYIAATQLGITMASLAIGFVAEPAIEHLLHPLFPEGQFSEAQITAISFGVAFAISTVLHIVFGELAPKTWALQRSEQVSLLVTRPLLAFTWLFKYVIRSLNALGNGVVRLFGLRGVSGHHTAYSEEEIRMIVSASSQEGVLEDDEKELVYNVFDLSDTTVREVMTPRIDMVLVDGAAPLRRLLDLNAEHGYSRVPVFQDTPDNIVGIVHTGDMLAHLDSLDHTLIADVMRPVYFVPEGMKIKDLLAKMRDKKSHMSIVVDEFGGTAGLVTLEDALEEIVGEIYDETDEEEVPMIEVLSEGVYLMDASLTVGEVEERLGANIEDGEGEFDTLSGFMTSHFGDIPEPGQSFTHNGWAFTVEDADQRRVTRVRVERAPDAGPLEAEDTHE
- the cdd gene encoding cytidine deaminase codes for the protein MSNTNALNLTPDPQLLEGAQAAFRQAYAPYSKFHVGAALRTRDGRVFFGANVENASYGLGRCAEQSAVQAMATAGEREFTDIVVYSEATPPASPCGACRQVLYEFAPDARVVCVNQHGDIVSGYVRDFLPHGFRLEQRDDGHDVGTE